The Lachnospiraceae bacterium oral taxon 500 genome window below encodes:
- the plsY gene encoding acyl-phosphate glycerol 3-phosphate acyltransferase — MIKLLPVILVGYLAGCFQTAYIVGKINRHIDIRQYGSGNAGTTNALRVMGLKLGLLTFAGDFLKSFLTVTIVLLLTKDSLSAIAAGFGVILGHDFPVFLNFRGGKGIASTIGLAFALDYRLGLLCLVIMIVVIAVSRYVSLASLLLCISLPFGFLFWQKPSGMEMCFALWIALLGIYQHRANVKRLLSGSENKISFGGKK, encoded by the coding sequence ATGATTAAACTGCTTCCGGTAATTTTGGTCGGCTATTTGGCCGGCTGTTTTCAGACGGCGTATATTGTGGGCAAAATCAACCGGCATATTGATATCCGCCAGTATGGCTCGGGCAATGCCGGCACCACCAACGCGCTGCGGGTGATGGGCTTAAAACTGGGGCTTTTGACCTTTGCCGGAGATTTTTTGAAATCTTTTTTGACAGTTACAATCGTTTTACTTTTAACAAAAGATTCGTTGTCAGCGATTGCTGCCGGCTTTGGCGTAATTCTCGGTCATGACTTCCCGGTGTTTTTAAACTTTCGGGGCGGCAAAGGAATTGCGTCCACGATTGGGCTTGCGTTTGCGCTGGATTATCGGCTGGGTCTGCTTTGTCTGGTGATTATGATTGTGGTAATTGCCGTCAGCCGCTATGTGTCTCTGGCCTCGCTCCTTTTGTGCATCAGCCTGCCGTTTGGCTTTCTTTTTTGGCAAAAGCCGTCCGGCATGGAAATGTGCTTTGCCTTATGGATTGCTTTACTGGGGATTTATCAGCATCGGGCAAATGTGAAGCGCCTGCTGAGCGGCTCGGAAAACAAGATCAGCTTTGGCGGGAAAAAATAA
- a CDS encoding ribosome biogenesis GTPase Der, translated as MGKPIVAVVGRPNVGKSTLFNYLAGKRISIVQDTPGVTRDRIYADTEWLDRTFTLIDTGGLELSSSDTLLKHIRAQAEIAIDLADVILFIADGRAGVTDADYEVANLLRKSKKPIILCVNKVDSFQKQANDIYEFYNLGLGEPIPVSAANQQGFGELLDAVTAYFPQGEKEEAEEYPSVALVGKPNVGKSSLLNQLLGEERSIVSDVAGTTRDSIDSVVTYNHTKYVFTDTAGLRRKNKVTGEIEKYSIIRTVAAVEKSDITLLMIDATEGLTEQDAKIAGIAHERGKGIIIAVNKWDAIEKDDKTMKRFEEDIQRTLSYLDYAPRVFISAKTGQRMHRLFETIEAVVQNQNLRVATGVLNEVLYDAMAMNQPPADKGNRLKIFYATQVGVKPPTFVLFINERELMHFSYQRYIENKFREAFGFKGTSLRFILKERKKND; from the coding sequence ATGGGAAAACCAATCGTAGCGGTGGTTGGCCGGCCGAATGTAGGAAAATCAACTTTATTTAATTATTTGGCGGGAAAGCGAATTTCAATCGTTCAGGATACGCCGGGTGTAACCCGCGATCGGATTTATGCCGATACGGAATGGCTGGATCGCACTTTTACTTTGATTGATACCGGCGGACTGGAATTATCCAGCAGCGATACGCTGCTCAAGCATATTCGGGCGCAGGCAGAAATTGCCATTGATTTGGCCGACGTCATCTTATTTATCGCCGACGGCCGGGCCGGGGTAACCGATGCCGATTATGAAGTGGCCAATCTGCTTAGAAAAAGCAAAAAACCGATCATTTTATGCGTCAATAAAGTGGATAGCTTTCAAAAACAGGCCAATGATATTTATGAGTTTTATAATCTGGGACTGGGCGAACCGATTCCGGTCTCGGCGGCCAATCAGCAGGGATTTGGTGAGCTGTTGGATGCTGTTACCGCTTATTTTCCGCAGGGAGAAAAGGAGGAGGCGGAAGAATATCCGTCGGTCGCGCTGGTCGGCAAGCCAAATGTCGGCAAATCCAGTCTGCTCAATCAATTACTGGGCGAAGAACGCTCGATTGTCTCCGATGTGGCCGGAACAACCAGAGATTCGATTGATTCGGTAGTTACCTATAATCATACCAAATATGTTTTTACCGATACGGCCGGACTGCGCCGCAAAAACAAGGTCACCGGCGAAATTGAAAAATACAGCATTATCCGGACAGTGGCAGCTGTTGAAAAATCGGATATTACCCTGCTGATGATTGACGCAACCGAAGGCCTAACCGAGCAGGACGCTAAAATTGCCGGTATCGCGCATGAGCGGGGCAAGGGCATCATCATTGCCGTCAATAAATGGGATGCGATTGAAAAAGACGACAAGACCATGAAACGTTTTGAAGAAGATATCCAGCGGACATTATCCTATTTGGACTACGCGCCGCGTGTGTTCATTTCGGCTAAAACCGGCCAAAGAATGCATCGCCTGTTTGAAACAATTGAAGCGGTTGTCCAAAACCAAAACCTGCGGGTGGCAACCGGTGTTTTAAACGAAGTCCTGTATGACGCGATGGCAATGAATCAGCCGCCGGCCGATAAGGGCAACCGCCTGAAGATTTTCTACGCGACTCAGGTAGGGGTCAAGCCTCCGACCTTTGTGCTGTTTATCAATGAGCGTGAATTAATGCATTTTTCTTATCAACGTTATATTGAAAATAAATTCAGAGAAGCCTTTGGCTTCAAGGGAACCTCTTTGCGCTTTATCTTAAAAGAAAGGAAGAAAAATGATTAA